In Edaphobacter paludis, a single window of DNA contains:
- a CDS encoding TonB-dependent receptor — protein sequence MLRHIPSRISSITLSLILLVSGALAQGTSGNITGTVTDTTGAVISTAAVTIQNPISGYKQTTQTDANGQYHFNNLPFNHYHMSVVVPGFQPTTQDTMLRSASSTVVNFQLAIAASSQTVTVDAEASDMVNNDPTSATSIDRSLFARLPTESTSAPLSSLVTLSTPGIASDSNGLFHPMGEHADTTYSIDGQPVSDQQSRVFGNQLSLNAIQSINVIDGIAPPEYGDKASLVVQTTTRSGLGLPHPTGSVSLNYGSFGTTTGSAALGFGNERFGNFSSFDAVDSGRYLDTPENQPLHAHGNNENFFDRIDYHPTQADSLQLNLSASRSWFQNPNQYDQQAAGQDQRGEIFSYNIAPSWTHIINANSLIDINPYLRQDNFHYFPSKDPFSDTPATLAQSRRLQNAGLKIDYSYSRGINSYKVGAMFYHTFLNEGFSLGITDPTFNAPCLNGNGAPDTSPDANDPNNCPVGDTANPNYNPGTGAYDLTRNGSLYHFNGHTDIKQEAVYLQDNIVWKNWSFLAGGRVDNYNGLSSRSMVEPRLGATYNVKPTNTVLRLGYGKLFLTPYNENLIVSSSTGIGGLEGAGAAVALKPAARNQYDAGFEQGFGKHLVVNGEYFWKYTDRDYDFDVLLNTPLAFPIQWQKSKIDGFGVKITVPMTHGVSAYSVLGHTRSRFFGPEVGGILFNQSPVPAGTPFRIDHDQAFQQSTHMQYQPKPNGPWYGITWRYESGLVAGNAPIDNGRTPTDLTYLTADQQSQILLRCGNVQATRTTPLTSCPTGQLSSPLLSLAKPGTENDDRNPPRVAPRTMFDMAAGWDNVLHRDRFKTNLSVTAVNITNKYALYNFLSTFSGTHFVSPRTVSAQVTLNF from the coding sequence ATGCTCAGACACATTCCATCCCGAATATCTTCCATCACCCTTTCTCTCATCCTTCTGGTCAGCGGCGCGCTGGCGCAGGGAACCAGCGGAAACATTACAGGGACCGTCACGGATACCACCGGCGCAGTGATCTCCACTGCGGCAGTCACCATTCAAAATCCCATCAGCGGCTACAAGCAGACGACGCAGACGGATGCGAACGGGCAGTATCACTTTAACAACCTTCCCTTCAATCACTATCACATGTCAGTGGTTGTGCCAGGTTTTCAACCTACGACGCAGGATACGATGCTGCGGTCGGCATCGAGTACAGTCGTCAACTTTCAATTGGCAATCGCTGCGAGTTCACAGACCGTCACGGTCGATGCAGAGGCATCGGATATGGTGAATAACGATCCGACGTCGGCGACTTCAATAGACCGCTCGCTGTTTGCGCGACTGCCGACGGAGAGCACAAGCGCTCCGCTGAGTTCGCTGGTGACGTTGAGCACGCCGGGAATTGCTTCGGACTCGAACGGCTTGTTTCATCCGATGGGCGAGCACGCGGACACGACCTACTCAATCGACGGCCAGCCCGTCAGCGACCAGCAGAGCCGCGTCTTTGGGAACCAGCTTTCGCTGAACGCGATTCAGTCGATCAACGTGATCGATGGCATTGCGCCGCCGGAGTATGGCGACAAGGCTTCGCTGGTGGTGCAGACAACGACGCGGTCGGGACTTGGGCTGCCACATCCGACGGGTTCGGTTTCGCTGAACTATGGCTCGTTCGGAACAACAACCGGAAGCGCGGCGCTGGGCTTTGGAAATGAGCGGTTCGGAAATTTCAGCAGCTTTGACGCTGTGGATAGTGGGCGGTATCTCGACACGCCGGAGAACCAGCCGTTGCACGCGCATGGCAACAATGAGAACTTCTTCGACCGCATTGACTATCACCCGACTCAGGCCGATTCTCTGCAACTGAATTTGAGCGCGTCGCGTAGCTGGTTTCAGAACCCGAACCAGTACGATCAGCAGGCCGCCGGGCAGGACCAGCGGGGAGAGATCTTCAGCTACAACATCGCGCCTTCGTGGACGCACATCATCAACGCGAATAGCCTGATCGACATCAACCCCTACCTGCGCCAAGACAACTTCCACTACTTCCCCAGCAAGGATCCCTTCAGCGATACGCCAGCGACACTGGCGCAATCCCGGCGGCTGCAGAATGCCGGGCTTAAGATAGATTACAGCTACTCGCGCGGAATCAACAGCTACAAAGTGGGAGCGATGTTTTACCACACGTTCCTGAATGAAGGTTTCTCGCTCGGCATCACTGACCCAACGTTCAATGCGCCGTGCCTCAACGGGAATGGCGCTCCGGATACGAGCCCGGATGCGAACGACCCGAACAACTGCCCGGTAGGAGATACGGCGAATCCAAACTATAACCCAGGCACGGGCGCGTACGATCTAACGCGCAACGGATCGCTGTACCACTTCAACGGCCACACAGACATCAAGCAGGAAGCGGTCTATCTGCAGGACAATATCGTGTGGAAGAACTGGTCGTTTCTGGCTGGCGGACGCGTGGACAACTACAACGGCCTCAGCAGCCGCTCGATGGTGGAACCGCGCCTCGGCGCCACCTATAACGTGAAGCCGACGAATACGGTGCTGCGGCTTGGCTATGGCAAGCTCTTCCTGACTCCCTATAACGAGAATCTGATCGTCTCAAGTTCGACCGGCATTGGCGGATTAGAAGGCGCGGGCGCTGCAGTTGCGCTGAAGCCAGCGGCACGCAACCAGTACGATGCAGGCTTCGAGCAGGGCTTTGGCAAACATCTCGTTGTGAATGGAGAATACTTCTGGAAGTACACCGACCGCGATTACGACTTTGATGTTCTATTGAACACGCCGCTGGCCTTTCCTATCCAGTGGCAAAAATCAAAGATCGATGGCTTCGGCGTCAAGATCACGGTTCCCATGACACATGGGGTATCGGCCTACTCGGTGCTGGGCCACACTCGCTCCCGCTTCTTCGGGCCGGAAGTTGGCGGCATCCTGTTCAACCAATCTCCTGTTCCGGCTGGAACGCCGTTCCGTATCGATCACGATCAGGCCTTTCAGCAATCCACGCATATGCAATACCAGCCAAAGCCGAACGGGCCATGGTATGGCATTACCTGGCGGTATGAAAGCGGTCTGGTGGCGGGCAATGCGCCGATCGACAACGGTCGGACTCCTACCGATCTGACTTACCTTACGGCCGATCAGCAGTCGCAGATTCTACTGCGCTGCGGCAATGTGCAGGCTACACGCACTACACCGTTGACGAGCTGCCCGACCGGACAGCTTTCATCTCCGCTACTATCGCTGGCGAAACCGGGAACGGAGAACGATGATCGCAATCCGCCGCGCGTCGCTCCGCGCACGATGTTCGACATGGCCGCCGGATGGGACAACGTCCTGCACCGCGATCGGTTCAAGACCAACCTGAGTGTGACGGCAGTGAATATCACCAATAAATATGCGCTGTATAACTTCCTCTCGACATTCAGCGGAACCCACTTCGTCTCGCCGAGGACGGTGAGCGCGCAGGTCACGCTCAACTTCTAA
- a CDS encoding EamA family transporter translates to MPSSQQSSSHSTRILISFICVYFFWGSTYLAMRYGLDELPPFVIASTRFLISGSILLVLCAIRRVRMFPTIREFGVLATIGVLMLGCGNTAVLWSEVYLSTGLAALLVAGIPLFAALIEMFLPNSEGLPARGWIGITIGFVGLAFLVSPELRNSFHGDSRQVIATAVILAGAFCWTAGSVISRRSTIGISGFAAAGWQMLFGGIFNTGIMFASGSYRGAHWNVQAWSSIFYLVIFGSLTGYTAYIYLLNNVAVSKVTTYAYVNPVIAVILGAIFIHERFVAAEYVGMASILLAVFLVTSSKLKTGALPAEVKDIAVGRKA, encoded by the coding sequence GTGCCCTCCTCTCAGCAAAGCTCATCCCACAGTACGCGAATCCTGATTTCGTTCATCTGCGTTTATTTTTTCTGGGGTTCAACTTATCTGGCCATGCGATATGGCCTGGATGAGCTGCCGCCGTTTGTTATAGCGAGCACTCGCTTCCTCATCTCAGGATCCATACTTCTTGTGCTCTGCGCGATTCGCAGGGTGCGAATGTTTCCGACCATACGTGAATTTGGGGTGCTCGCAACCATTGGCGTGCTTATGCTCGGTTGCGGCAACACAGCCGTTCTCTGGTCGGAGGTATATCTCTCCACCGGCCTTGCAGCCCTTCTTGTCGCTGGCATTCCCCTCTTCGCTGCCTTGATTGAGATGTTTCTTCCCAACAGCGAAGGTCTGCCTGCACGTGGATGGATCGGCATCACCATTGGCTTTGTGGGGCTCGCATTTCTGGTCTCTCCTGAACTCCGCAACAGCTTTCACGGCGACTCGCGACAGGTGATAGCCACAGCAGTCATTCTTGCCGGAGCCTTCTGCTGGACGGCTGGTTCCGTCATCTCGCGTCGCTCGACCATCGGAATCAGCGGATTCGCGGCAGCAGGTTGGCAGATGCTGTTCGGGGGAATATTCAACACCGGCATCATGTTCGCATCAGGCAGCTACCGTGGCGCGCATTGGAATGTGCAGGCATGGTCATCCATCTTCTACCTTGTGATCTTTGGCTCGCTCACGGGCTATACAGCATACATCTACCTGCTCAACAATGTGGCCGTCTCCAAGGTGACGACCTACGCCTATGTCAACCCGGTGATTGCCGTCATCCTTGGCGCAATCTTTATTCACGAGCGTTTCGTCGCCGCGGAGTACGTGGGGATGGCGTCGATCCTGTTGGCAGTATTTCTGGTCACGAGTTCGAAGCTGAAGACGGGCGCACTTCCCGCCGAAGTCAAAGACATCGCGGTCGGACGCAAAGCATAA
- a CDS encoding MarC family protein — translation MDKAHKQVESKEQAKNNSLEQWAFYPLTFPVTAGPGGIVVMLTLSAHASRKTLSDNVLAHVGLVLAVIVLSALVYVCYAYEPQITRKISPSTAHGIPRVVAFILLCIGVQIAGNGAATLLATVLQHR, via the coding sequence GTGGATAAGGCGCACAAGCAGGTTGAAAGCAAAGAGCAAGCAAAGAACAACAGCCTCGAGCAGTGGGCCTTTTACCCACTTACCTTTCCTGTCACCGCCGGCCCCGGCGGTATTGTAGTTATGCTGACGCTCAGCGCCCATGCTTCCAGAAAGACGCTCAGCGACAACGTGCTTGCGCATGTCGGCCTGGTGCTCGCGGTCATTGTCTTGAGCGCGCTGGTCTATGTCTGCTACGCCTATGAGCCACAGATCACGCGCAAGATTTCGCCGTCAACCGCCCATGGCATTCCAAGAGTGGTGGCCTTTATCCTGCTCTGCATCGGCGTTCAGATCGCCGGGAATGGCGCTGCCACCCTGCTCGCAACCGTCCTTCAACATCGATAA
- a CDS encoding TlpA disulfide reductase family protein: MKKLIAIALCMACICVTRIADAKSVPSLVLKDTAGHSQKLSGLHGQIVVLSFWATWCAPCREELPRLSKLSEEFAGRNVHFVAVSIDDAKDRGKIEPYLMKQDIHLDVWVGGSAELLGRFGMGDIVPGTLILDEQGQVITRIMGEAKDEDIRSRLDWLLNGRQDPAPEQMLKRY, translated from the coding sequence ATGAAGAAGCTGATAGCCATCGCTCTGTGCATGGCCTGTATCTGTGTAACTCGGATTGCCGATGCGAAGAGTGTGCCCAGCCTTGTGTTGAAAGACACTGCGGGGCATTCGCAAAAGCTCTCCGGGTTGCATGGCCAGATCGTCGTCCTTAGCTTTTGGGCGACATGGTGCGCTCCATGCCGCGAAGAGTTGCCGCGGCTTTCAAAGTTGAGCGAAGAGTTTGCCGGCAGGAATGTCCACTTTGTCGCAGTGTCGATTGATGACGCAAAAGACCGCGGCAAAATCGAGCCGTATCTGATGAAGCAAGATATTCATCTCGACGTCTGGGTAGGCGGGAGTGCCGAGCTGCTGGGGCGCTTCGGCATGGGCGATATCGTTCCCGGCACCCTGATTCTGGATGAACAGGGGCAAGTGATTACACGCATCATGGGAGAGGCGAAAGACGAGGATATTCGGAGCCGGCTCGATTGGCTTCTGAACGGACGTCAAGATCCAGCCCCGGAACAGATGTTGAAGCGCTACTAG
- the cysS gene encoding cysteine--tRNA ligase, translated as MATIELFNTLSGKVEALAPVGAPALRMYCCGPTVYDYGHIGNFRTFLHVDVLRRFVRQQGIDTKHVMNVTDVDDKIIRNAAAAGVPIAEYTAKYERAFFEDLDALGIQTSEHVAHATSCIPDMVRLIQELAAKDIAYKTEDGSWYFRIARFPEYGKLSKKDFDGIEDGARVDVDEYEKDAARDFALWKAGKPGEQHWDTPLGSGRPGWHIECSAMATKFLGDSFDLHAGGEDLMFPHHENEIAQSESASGKTFARHWMHVRFLLVEGKKMSKSEGNFYTLRDLLLKGYRASAIRFLLISVPYRHQMNFTFESLAESTNAIERLRTFHQRMLKGGFAEGLNADIAAATAKAEQGYTASLANDLNTAEARAAIFDLVRTANSAADAGTLCAGNVAEILRVLELFDGVFAVLEDRDAALTRAALAWAEAEGRLGEVAPELLNNLSLGDAEIDALVAERTQAKKTRNFARADAIRNDLLAKGILIEDSKDGVRWKRK; from the coding sequence GTGGCAACGATAGAACTTTTTAATACCCTGAGCGGAAAAGTCGAAGCATTGGCACCAGTGGGCGCACCCGCGCTGCGAATGTATTGCTGCGGCCCCACCGTCTACGACTATGGCCACATCGGCAACTTTCGCACGTTTCTTCACGTCGATGTGCTGCGGCGATTCGTTCGTCAGCAGGGCATTGATACCAAGCACGTCATGAACGTTACCGACGTTGATGACAAGATCATTCGCAACGCTGCCGCTGCGGGCGTGCCGATTGCTGAATATACGGCCAAGTACGAGCGGGCATTTTTTGAAGATCTCGATGCGCTCGGCATCCAGACGTCGGAGCATGTTGCTCATGCCACCAGCTGCATTCCGGATATGGTCCGCCTTATTCAGGAGCTTGCGGCCAAGGACATTGCCTATAAGACCGAAGACGGTAGCTGGTACTTCCGCATCGCTCGGTTTCCGGAGTACGGCAAACTTTCAAAGAAAGATTTCGATGGAATTGAAGATGGCGCTCGGGTCGATGTCGATGAGTATGAGAAGGATGCCGCGCGCGATTTTGCCTTGTGGAAGGCAGGCAAGCCCGGGGAACAGCACTGGGATACCCCACTAGGTTCGGGCAGGCCGGGCTGGCATATTGAATGCTCCGCGATGGCGACGAAGTTTTTAGGCGATTCTTTCGATCTTCATGCGGGCGGCGAAGATCTGATGTTTCCGCATCACGAGAACGAGATCGCGCAGTCGGAGTCGGCTAGCGGAAAGACCTTTGCGCGGCATTGGATGCACGTTCGCTTCCTCTTGGTCGAAGGGAAGAAGATGTCGAAGTCGGAGGGTAACTTTTATACGCTCCGCGACCTTCTGCTGAAGGGCTACCGTGCGTCGGCCATTCGCTTTCTGTTGATCTCCGTTCCCTATCGACACCAGATGAACTTCACTTTTGAGAGCCTTGCGGAGTCGACCAACGCAATTGAGCGGCTGCGAACGTTTCACCAGCGCATGTTGAAGGGCGGCTTTGCGGAGGGACTGAATGCTGACATTGCCGCGGCCACTGCGAAGGCCGAGCAAGGCTATACGGCATCGCTGGCCAATGACCTGAACACTGCCGAGGCGCGAGCGGCAATCTTCGACCTGGTGCGGACGGCAAACTCTGCTGCCGATGCGGGCACGCTATGCGCTGGGAATGTCGCCGAGATTCTTCGTGTGCTTGAACTCTTCGATGGAGTGTTCGCAGTGCTCGAAGATCGTGATGCTGCACTGACACGCGCCGCGCTTGCATGGGCGGAGGCGGAGGGACGGCTCGGCGAAGTCGCTCCGGAATTGCTTAATAATTTATCGCTGGGCGACGCGGAGATCGATGCGCTTGTCGCCGAACGTACCCAAGCCAAGAAGACTCGTAACTTCGCTCGCGCCGATGCCATTCGCAACGATCTGCTTGCAAAGGGAATTCTGATTGAAGATTCCAAAGATGGTGTTCGTTGGAAGCGCAAGTAA
- the tsaD gene encoding tRNA (adenosine(37)-N6)-threonylcarbamoyltransferase complex transferase subunit TsaD, producing the protein MRDTSGTGLILGIESSCDETAAAVVRAGSVVLSNVVASQMSLHANYGGVVPELASREHLRNIVPVVREAMAQAGVGFDDLDAVAVTEGPGLAGALLVGITYAKALAYGLGKPLIGVNHLEGHIHAVLMEARQRSEVAMELPLLALVVSGGHTHLYLAQQSEAGAWSYRNVGRTVDDAAGEAYDKVAKLLGLGYPGGPWLDALAGRGNPRAVTFNFAQIKPRPHREGISMPNKKAPVSTSRPGFDFSFSGIKTAVLRYVETHHMRQSVEARRRAIAVMGDAKPDIEAVGELCDAQTLDLIASFQYAVVGNLLRQSFAAAETFGARGVVVSGGVAANSELRRRFQAEADRRGLPIAFPSLALSTDNAAMIAAAAWPKFLAGDFASEDLAATPQLRLGQT; encoded by the coding sequence ATGCGCGATACCAGCGGTACGGGCCTGATTCTTGGCATTGAAAGCTCTTGCGATGAGACGGCGGCGGCGGTAGTTCGGGCAGGGAGCGTGGTTCTGTCGAATGTGGTGGCTTCGCAGATGTCGCTTCATGCCAACTATGGCGGCGTGGTGCCGGAGCTTGCCTCGCGCGAGCATCTTCGCAATATCGTTCCGGTGGTGCGGGAGGCGATGGCCCAGGCTGGCGTCGGGTTTGACGATCTGGATGCGGTGGCTGTGACGGAAGGGCCGGGGCTGGCGGGGGCCCTGCTGGTGGGGATTACCTATGCAAAGGCGCTAGCGTATGGACTGGGCAAGCCATTGATTGGGGTCAATCATCTGGAGGGCCATATCCACGCGGTTCTGATGGAGGCGCGGCAGAGATCCGAAGTGGCTATGGAGTTGCCATTGCTGGCGCTGGTGGTGTCGGGCGGGCATACGCATCTTTATCTGGCGCAGCAGAGTGAGGCAGGCGCGTGGAGCTATCGCAACGTGGGGCGTACGGTGGATGATGCGGCAGGCGAGGCTTACGACAAGGTCGCGAAGCTTCTGGGGCTTGGGTATCCCGGTGGGCCGTGGCTGGATGCTCTGGCTGGGCGTGGAAATCCTCGAGCGGTCACCTTCAATTTTGCGCAGATCAAGCCTCGGCCGCATCGCGAGGGAATATCGATGCCCAATAAGAAAGCGCCAGTGTCTACGAGCAGACCGGGATTTGATTTTTCTTTTAGTGGTATTAAGACTGCCGTCCTGCGTTATGTCGAAACTCATCATATGCGGCAGAGTGTCGAAGCGCGGCGTAGAGCGATTGCGGTTATGGGCGATGCGAAGCCAGATATCGAGGCTGTTGGCGAGCTTTGCGATGCGCAGACGCTTGATCTGATCGCATCGTTCCAGTATGCCGTGGTGGGCAATCTTCTTCGCCAGAGCTTCGCTGCGGCTGAGACGTTTGGAGCGCGTGGCGTAGTGGTATCGGGCGGAGTGGCGGCAAACAGCGAGCTGCGCCGCCGATTTCAGGCGGAGGCAGACCGGCGCGGGCTGCCCATTGCGTTTCCTTCGCTGGCGCTTTCGACGGACAACGCCGCCATGATTGCCGCAGCGGCGTGGCCAAAGTTTCTCGCGGGCGATTTTGCGTCGGAGGACCTTGCTGCGACTCCCCAACTTAGGCTGGGGCAGACATAA
- a CDS encoding CCA tRNA nucleotidyltransferase: MASPANPNYIAARNIVLALRTSGHQAYFAGGCVRDLLLGHKPKDFDVATSATPDIVQKLFPKTLAVGAHFGVILVCDACGITTEVATFRHDGAYSDGRRPDAVRFSTNPQEDVLRRDFTINGMLLDPTIFEKTGDAASATLDFVGGRDDLAARILRAIGEPSLRFAEDKLRMLRAVRFAARLNLDIEPRTMAAIRNAAAQIDQVSSERIRDELTLMLTEGRARRAFELLDVTGLLQQVLPEATRMHGVQQPPQFHPEGDVWTHTMLLLEKLQPGSSHTLAWGALLHDIGKPATYRPPNPRDPNDHIRFNGHVEVGVRIAETILSRLRFSNEDTAQIVNLVKNHMRFGDVLQMRQSTLKRFLRLPQFDEHLALHWLDCTSCHGDLTLYNFARQQYEAVPPEHIQPKLLVTGRDLIAAGYRPGPQFKAMLEAAEDAQLEGRATTQEDALALVREQFGVPGSLV, encoded by the coding sequence ATGGCCAGTCCTGCCAACCCGAACTACATCGCAGCACGCAACATCGTGCTCGCCCTGCGCACTTCGGGCCATCAGGCTTACTTCGCCGGTGGATGCGTCCGTGATCTCCTCCTCGGTCACAAGCCAAAGGACTTCGACGTAGCCACCAGCGCAACGCCGGACATCGTGCAGAAGCTGTTCCCCAAAACCCTCGCCGTAGGCGCACACTTCGGCGTTATTCTCGTCTGCGATGCGTGCGGAATCACCACCGAAGTCGCCACTTTCCGCCACGATGGCGCCTACAGCGACGGCCGCCGACCTGATGCCGTCCGCTTCTCCACCAACCCCCAAGAAGATGTTCTCCGTCGCGATTTCACTATCAATGGCATGTTGCTCGATCCCACCATCTTTGAAAAGACCGGCGATGCCGCATCCGCAACCCTCGACTTCGTGGGAGGCCGCGACGATCTCGCCGCGAGAATCCTGCGTGCCATCGGCGAGCCCTCCCTCCGTTTCGCCGAAGACAAGCTGCGCATGCTGCGAGCCGTACGCTTCGCCGCGCGCCTCAACCTTGATATAGAGCCGCGCACGATGGCCGCCATCCGCAACGCCGCCGCACAGATCGACCAAGTCAGCAGCGAGCGCATCCGCGACGAACTGACGCTCATGTTGACCGAAGGCCGAGCCCGCCGAGCCTTTGAACTACTCGACGTAACGGGCCTCCTGCAGCAAGTCCTGCCGGAAGCAACCCGAATGCACGGCGTTCAGCAGCCTCCGCAATTCCACCCCGAGGGCGATGTCTGGACGCACACCATGCTGCTGCTGGAAAAACTCCAGCCCGGCTCCTCCCACACTCTGGCCTGGGGAGCGCTACTTCACGATATCGGCAAGCCGGCAACCTATCGCCCTCCAAATCCCAGGGACCCCAACGACCATATCCGCTTCAACGGCCACGTTGAGGTCGGCGTCCGCATCGCCGAAACGATACTCAGCCGCCTGCGCTTCTCCAACGAAGACACCGCACAGATCGTCAACCTAGTAAAGAACCACATGCGCTTCGGCGACGTCCTCCAGATGCGCCAGTCCACACTGAAGCGCTTCCTCCGCCTTCCCCAGTTCGACGAACACCTGGCCCTCCACTGGCTCGACTGCACCTCCTGCCACGGCGACCTTACCCTCTACAACTTCGCCCGCCAGCAGTACGAGGCCGTCCCCCCGGAGCACATCCAGCCGAAGCTTCTCGTAACTGGCCGTGACCTCATAGCCGCCGGCTATCGCCCTGGGCCTCAGTTCAAGGCCATGCTCGAAGCCGCGGAAGACGCCCAACTCGAAGGTCGCGCCACTACACAAGAAGACGCGCTCGCCCTCGTAAGAGAGCAATTCGGCGTGCCCGGCAGCCTTGTCTAA
- a CDS encoding DUF2393 family protein, translating to MSDLNQPEKTPAARAGADEPAMFGTKPPAGAGIPMVAWAVAALVVVLVVVGMIMAGRGKGRATPTNSVQRLAPYAGSLPLSQLAMSESTSISGGKSTFVDGHIKNTGTATVTGITVQVLFGNLEGSAPTIDTLPLTLIRTRQPYIDTQSVASSPLKPGDEREFRLIFESIPQNWNMEMPEVRVVGVETK from the coding sequence ATGAGCGATCTGAATCAACCAGAAAAGACACCGGCTGCGCGGGCCGGTGCGGACGAACCGGCGATGTTTGGGACGAAGCCTCCTGCGGGTGCGGGAATACCGATGGTGGCATGGGCGGTGGCCGCGCTGGTGGTCGTACTGGTCGTCGTCGGGATGATCATGGCCGGACGTGGCAAGGGCCGCGCCACTCCCACAAATAGTGTGCAGCGTCTGGCTCCCTATGCCGGAAGCCTTCCCCTCTCGCAGCTCGCCATGAGCGAATCGACCAGCATCTCAGGCGGCAAGTCGACCTTTGTGGATGGGCACATCAAAAACACCGGCACTGCCACGGTGACGGGGATTACGGTCCAGGTGCTCTTCGGCAATCTTGAAGGCTCCGCTCCAACGATCGATACCCTTCCACTAACCCTGATTCGAACTAGGCAGCCCTATATTGACACTCAATCGGTTGCCTCCTCCCCGCTTAAGCCGGGCGACGAACGGGAATTCCGGCTGATCTTCGAGTCCATTCCGCAAAACTGGAACATGGAAATGCCCGAAGTAAGGGTGGTCGGAGTAGAGACAAAGTAG
- a CDS encoding OmpA family protein encodes MMKSGSTFGLSVLILGGAMGITALAQSNEPPVVQTSTTNAATTNSAATSSTMNPADGTTYATGKPLTMESKEGFWGHVNPFARKKWVKRQLDPIKDRDNELDQLQAKNANDIRDVDSRSQAGIHRAMEAANTADQHAQAAASTANSAQTLAGTASNRTDALNTTVGNLDQYSEVTSASIPFAKGRTALGPKGKADLDDLATKLAGEKGYIVEVEGYSRGGVQPSQAMADSVVRYLVEEHQVPIYRIYRTGMGKNTAKSQGEDKALTNGVRVALMHNSLATMNNSASNAVPASPQTPQATSGVSAPPEQ; translated from the coding sequence ATGATGAAATCCGGCAGCACTTTTGGCCTCTCAGTTCTCATCTTAGGTGGTGCGATGGGCATCACGGCGCTCGCGCAGTCAAATGAGCCCCCCGTCGTCCAGACATCCACGACTAATGCAGCCACGACTAATTCAGCGGCAACCTCCAGCACAATGAACCCGGCGGATGGAACCACCTATGCCACCGGAAAGCCGTTGACAATGGAGTCCAAAGAAGGTTTCTGGGGTCATGTGAACCCGTTTGCCCGCAAAAAGTGGGTAAAGAGGCAGCTCGATCCGATCAAGGATCGTGACAACGAATTGGATCAGCTGCAAGCAAAGAATGCCAATGATATCCGCGATGTAGATTCACGTTCGCAGGCCGGAATTCACCGTGCCATGGAAGCGGCAAACACCGCCGATCAGCATGCTCAGGCTGCAGCCAGCACCGCAAACTCTGCTCAGACCCTCGCGGGCACGGCGAGCAACCGCACCGATGCTTTGAACACCACTGTTGGCAATCTTGACCAGTATTCAGAGGTGACTTCGGCTTCCATTCCTTTTGCAAAGGGACGCACCGCCTTAGGCCCTAAGGGTAAGGCCGATCTCGACGATTTGGCTACGAAGCTTGCTGGCGAAAAGGGCTACATCGTTGAAGTAGAAGGCTATAGCCGTGGCGGAGTACAGCCATCGCAAGCGATGGCTGACTCGGTCGTCCGTTATCTGGTCGAAGAGCACCAAGTCCCCATCTACCGCATCTACCGCACGGGAATGGGCAAAAATACCGCTAAATCGCAGGGCGAGGACAAGGCACTGACAAACGGTGTTCGCGTCGCGCTGATGCATAACAGTCTGGCGACGATGAACAACTCGGCCAGCAACGCTGTACCGGCCTCACCTCAGACTCCTCAGGCAACTTCGGGAGTGAGCGCACCGCCCGAACAGTAG